The following proteins are encoded in a genomic region of Sorangiineae bacterium MSr12523:
- a CDS encoding nitrate reductase associated protein: MSYKRFAFEGNTHESLECVPLTVRRKLDLVGLKISLAGWQTLSRAERLSLCHLPVDEAGELDVYREVFEAFAARANVPLSPLPSEASDRMQWNGAVPPAGVQARLDAMGFALQPSQWAALDEESRYALMKMAEPKRDPRKFSWVLQELGLLP; this comes from the coding sequence ATGAGCTACAAACGCTTCGCGTTCGAGGGCAACACCCACGAATCGCTCGAGTGCGTGCCCCTCACGGTGCGCCGCAAGCTGGATCTGGTGGGGCTCAAGATTTCGCTGGCCGGGTGGCAAACGCTGTCCCGTGCGGAGCGGCTCTCGCTCTGCCATCTGCCCGTGGACGAGGCGGGGGAGCTCGACGTCTACCGCGAGGTCTTCGAGGCATTCGCGGCGCGTGCGAACGTGCCTCTCTCTCCGCTGCCGAGTGAAGCGTCGGACCGCATGCAGTGGAACGGTGCGGTGCCCCCGGCGGGCGTGCAAGCGCGGCTCGATGCCATGGGCTTCGCGCTGCAGCCGTCGCAATGGGCCGCCCTCGACGAGGAATCGCGCTATGCCCTGATGAAGATGGCCGAGCCGAAACGCGACCCGCGCAAGTTCTCCTGGGTGCTGCAGGAGCTCGGGCTTTTGCCGTGA
- a CDS encoding glycoside hydrolase family 3 protein, with protein MTPVSIDIDIDLSLEGKLDRRVRDLLAQMTLEEKIGQMTQAERLAFNDQNPVTDIRDYGLGSILSGGGSTPAGNTPEAWRKMVDEFQKLALSSRLGIPLVYGVDAVHGHNNVYGATVFPHNIGLGATRNPNLARLIGRATAEEVAATGAHWTFSPCLCSAQDERWGRTYESFGEEPEIPSSLASIIDGYQGNPGRPGTILATAKHFVGDGGTKLGTSTNPNYLLDQGDTQVSEAELRERHLPPFKAAIKRGVSTVMVSYSSWNGTKMHGQKYLLTDVLKKELGFKGFIISDWHAIEQIPGDYAYQVRTGINAGLDMIMVPFDYKKFISTLKAEVLAGNVPQSRIDDAVSRILREKLRFGLFEHPYSSDRYADDFGGKEHRAIARKAVQESLVLLKNEGDVLPLESHHTRVLVAGTNADDLGNQTGGWTITWQGKSGKNTVGTTILEGIRQTVDKNSTVEYVKTPTAEQSSGYDVGIVVVGESPYAEGVGDRRDLPLKAEDQTAVDNVCGATKCVVVVVSGRPLIVTDRVNKMNALVAAWLPGTEGQGVADVLFGRRNFKGKLPITWPKSVAQLPSHRGDANYDPLFPYGFGLKY; from the coding sequence ATGACACCGGTGTCTATCGACATAGACATCGATCTCTCGCTCGAAGGAAAGCTCGATAGGCGCGTGCGCGATCTGCTCGCCCAAATGACGCTCGAGGAAAAGATTGGGCAAATGACCCAAGCCGAGCGATTGGCATTCAATGATCAAAATCCGGTCACGGACATTCGCGATTACGGTTTAGGGAGCATTCTTTCCGGCGGTGGCAGCACGCCCGCGGGAAATACGCCCGAGGCTTGGCGCAAGATGGTCGACGAGTTTCAAAAGCTCGCATTGTCATCGCGCTTGGGCATTCCCCTCGTTTATGGCGTCGACGCCGTGCACGGCCACAACAATGTGTATGGTGCAACCGTATTTCCGCACAACATTGGGCTGGGGGCCACGCGCAATCCGAACCTCGCGCGCTTGATCGGACGCGCGACGGCGGAAGAGGTCGCGGCCACCGGTGCGCATTGGACGTTCAGCCCGTGCCTATGCTCGGCGCAGGACGAGCGCTGGGGTCGCACGTACGAGAGCTTCGGCGAGGAGCCGGAGATCCCCTCCTCGCTCGCATCGATCATCGATGGCTACCAAGGGAATCCAGGGCGGCCGGGCACCATTCTCGCGACGGCGAAGCACTTCGTGGGCGATGGCGGGACGAAGCTCGGCACGAGCACGAACCCGAACTACCTCCTCGATCAAGGCGACACGCAAGTGAGCGAGGCCGAGCTGCGCGAGCGGCACCTGCCGCCGTTCAAGGCCGCGATCAAGCGGGGCGTCTCCACGGTGATGGTGTCGTACTCGAGCTGGAACGGCACCAAGATGCACGGGCAGAAATACCTGCTCACGGACGTGTTGAAGAAGGAGCTCGGCTTCAAGGGCTTCATCATCTCCGACTGGCACGCCATCGAGCAGATCCCGGGCGACTACGCGTACCAAGTTCGTACGGGCATCAACGCGGGCCTCGATATGATCATGGTGCCCTTCGACTACAAGAAGTTCATCTCGACGCTGAAGGCGGAGGTGCTCGCGGGCAACGTTCCGCAGAGCCGCATCGACGACGCGGTGTCGCGCATTCTGCGTGAGAAGCTCCGCTTCGGGCTGTTCGAGCATCCGTATTCGAGCGATCGCTATGCGGACGACTTCGGGGGCAAGGAGCATCGTGCGATCGCGCGCAAGGCGGTTCAAGAGTCGCTGGTGCTTCTGAAGAACGAGGGCGACGTGCTGCCGCTCGAATCGCACCACACCCGCGTTCTGGTGGCGGGCACCAATGCCGACGATCTGGGCAATCAGACGGGCGGGTGGACGATCACCTGGCAGGGCAAGAGCGGAAAGAACACCGTGGGGACGACGATCCTCGAGGGCATCCGTCAGACGGTCGACAAGAACAGCACCGTCGAATACGTGAAGACGCCGACGGCGGAGCAGTCGAGCGGCTACGACGTGGGCATCGTGGTGGTGGGCGAGTCGCCGTACGCGGAAGGCGTGGGCGACCGCAGGGATCTTCCGCTCAAGGCCGAAGATCAAACCGCCGTCGACAACGTCTGCGGCGCCACCAAGTGCGTCGTGGTCGTGGTCTCGGGCCGCCCGCTCATCGTGACCGATCGCGTGAACAAGATGAACGCGCTGGTCGCCGCCTGGCTCCCCGGCACCGAAGGCCAGGGCGTCGCCGACGTGCTGTTCGGCCGCCGCAACTTCAAGGGCAAGCTGCCCATCACGTGGCCGAAGTCGGTCGCCCAACTGCCGAGCCACAGGGGCGATGCGAACTACGATCCGCTGTTTCCGTATGGGTTCGGGTTGAAGTACTGA
- a CDS encoding porin family protein: protein MSIRFGRIGILGFGVACVILFAPGSASAQEGGFKRPVVSVGLERVGGVSYSKLTADNSDDSASLTAFGLGSVNVNPYTAPRLGIDYISPVGVTVGGGLGFGHFSLSTKNGSRDRDEGSLTVYTFTPRVGYRIPIGSRFDLTPRAGVTLAGGKLSDGNSDASNGVFAVALSGEAVGTIRLTPSFNILTGLGFDHTVHASTSSTRSSSSGGTTTNTDDIKGALFTAQLWLGVGGYFN, encoded by the coding sequence ATGAGCATTCGTTTTGGCCGTATCGGCATCTTGGGCTTTGGTGTTGCGTGCGTAATTCTATTCGCTCCTGGCAGCGCGTCTGCGCAGGAAGGTGGCTTCAAGCGCCCCGTGGTCAGCGTGGGGCTCGAACGGGTGGGCGGCGTGAGCTATTCGAAGCTCACCGCCGACAACAGCGATGACTCGGCATCGCTCACCGCGTTTGGACTGGGCAGCGTCAATGTCAATCCGTACACCGCGCCGCGCCTCGGTATCGATTACATCAGCCCCGTGGGCGTCACCGTCGGCGGTGGGCTGGGGTTTGGGCATTTTTCTCTGTCGACCAAGAATGGCTCGCGCGACCGGGATGAAGGTTCGCTGACCGTGTACACGTTCACGCCGCGCGTCGGATATCGAATTCCCATTGGATCGCGATTCGATTTGACCCCGCGCGCCGGGGTGACCTTGGCCGGCGGCAAGCTCTCCGACGGAAACAGTGATGCGAGCAATGGCGTCTTCGCCGTGGCCCTCTCGGGCGAGGCCGTGGGAACGATACGCCTTACGCCATCGTTCAACATCCTCACGGGGCTCGGCTTCGATCACACCGTGCACGCGTCCACCTCGTCGACCCGATCGTCCTCGTCGGGTGGCACCACCACGAACACCGACGACATCAAGGGCGCGCTCTTCACCGCGCAACTCTGGTTGGGGGTCGGCGGCTATTTCAACTAA
- a CDS encoding NTP transferase domain-containing protein has protein sequence MTATSGALLGIFVGGAARRMNGYPKGLLATSAGGTSIVKHLVRLGNEMGMAPVFVGDAAVYAEEAPGVVALADAPANIGPLGGLAALFAHAREGHVIAVACDMPFVTRDVLERLRAHPSEAAVLAARRTAEGPFEPFLARYDVHRAGAALAVCLRDGARSFQRLFASCDVTEWSLSEEERAAWNDWDAPDDVPEWARP, from the coding sequence GTGACCGCGACGTCGGGCGCCCTCCTCGGCATTTTCGTGGGAGGCGCCGCCCGGCGCATGAATGGCTATCCCAAGGGCCTTTTGGCCACATCGGCGGGCGGAACGTCCATCGTGAAGCACCTCGTTCGGCTCGGAAACGAGATGGGCATGGCGCCCGTGTTCGTCGGCGATGCGGCGGTGTACGCGGAGGAGGCCCCTGGGGTCGTGGCATTGGCCGATGCTCCAGCGAACATCGGGCCGCTCGGGGGCCTCGCCGCGCTTTTCGCCCATGCGCGCGAGGGACATGTCATCGCGGTCGCGTGCGACATGCCGTTCGTCACACGCGACGTGCTGGAGCGCCTTCGCGCGCATCCGTCCGAGGCGGCCGTGCTGGCGGCACGGCGCACGGCGGAGGGGCCGTTCGAGCCATTTTTGGCGCGCTACGACGTGCATCGTGCGGGCGCCGCACTCGCGGTGTGCTTGCGCGACGGTGCGCGCTCGTTCCAGCGGCTGTTCGCCTCCTGCGACGTGACGGAATGGTCGCTTTCGGAGGAGGAGCGCGCCGCCTGGAACGATTGGGATGCGCCCGACGACGTGCCGGAGTGGGCCCGGCCTTAG
- a CDS encoding C40 family peptidase, protein MRMLHLVLVLVLVGVFTGGCARSVHRRLPRDARNIDTAPSRGPEARSMQVGQVLSFAESQIGKPYCWGGEGPRCFDCSGLAQMAYSRAGLRIPRTSHDMAERLPEIPMEEAQAGDILWWPGHVAIYEGEGWVIDAFNSREGVVRRYGFTDPPHRAFRPY, encoded by the coding sequence ATGCGGATGCTGCACCTGGTCCTCGTTCTCGTCCTCGTGGGGGTCTTCACCGGCGGTTGCGCCCGCTCGGTGCATCGCCGGCTGCCGCGTGACGCGCGCAACATCGATACCGCGCCATCGCGCGGCCCCGAGGCGCGCTCGATGCAGGTTGGCCAGGTGCTTTCCTTCGCCGAGTCGCAAATCGGAAAGCCGTATTGCTGGGGAGGCGAAGGCCCTCGATGCTTCGATTGCTCGGGGCTGGCGCAAATGGCCTATAGCCGCGCGGGCCTGCGCATCCCGCGAACGTCGCACGACATGGCCGAACGCCTGCCCGAGATTCCCATGGAGGAAGCGCAGGCGGGCGACATCCTCTGGTGGCCTGGGCACGTGGCCATCTACGAGGGCGAAGGCTGGGTCATCGATGCTTTCAATTCACGCGAGGGCGTGGTGCGCCGCTACGGCTTCACCGACCCACCGCACCGCGCCTTTCGGCCTTATTGA
- a CDS encoding major royal jelly family protein translates to MKAVLPVLAVACVVHCAPTTTSQTTNTEHSEKKLEMVGEFGDQQATGVAAAKNGRVFVNFPRWSDKVRYSVAEVTSGKVTPFPDEVRNTWDPASAADRFVCVQSVVVDSADHLWILDPASPMFQGVVPGGAKMVEVDLATNAVLRTIRFGADIAPTKSYLNDVRFDRERRFAYLTDSGLGAIVVVDLANGTQRRLLAEHPSTKAEKEPVSVAGQTLVVANGDRPQVHADGIALDPTGTWLYWHALTGRSLYRAKTADLRDASLTPDALGARVELVAKTHPPDGMEMDASGQLFLTDLEDSAVVRLDPNAPAAAPRIVARGPQLDWPDSLAFSPDGNYLYITASQIEHAPRFNQGVDRRTEPYRLWRVSLK, encoded by the coding sequence ATGAAAGCCGTCCTTCCCGTACTCGCAGTGGCCTGCGTCGTTCATTGCGCGCCGACGACGACCTCCCAAACCACGAACACCGAGCACTCGGAGAAGAAGCTCGAAATGGTCGGCGAATTCGGCGATCAACAGGCGACGGGCGTCGCGGCCGCCAAGAATGGGCGCGTCTTCGTCAACTTTCCGCGGTGGAGCGACAAGGTTCGCTATTCGGTCGCGGAGGTCACTTCCGGCAAGGTGACGCCATTTCCGGACGAAGTGCGCAATACGTGGGATCCCGCCTCGGCGGCGGATCGCTTCGTCTGCGTACAAAGCGTGGTCGTCGACAGCGCGGACCACCTGTGGATTCTCGATCCGGCCTCGCCCATGTTCCAAGGCGTGGTGCCGGGCGGGGCCAAAATGGTGGAGGTCGATCTGGCCACCAATGCGGTGCTGCGCACCATCCGCTTCGGCGCGGACATTGCGCCGACAAAGAGCTATTTGAATGACGTGCGCTTCGATCGCGAGCGCCGCTTTGCCTATTTGACCGACTCCGGGCTCGGCGCCATCGTGGTGGTGGACTTGGCCAATGGCACCCAGCGCAGGTTGCTCGCGGAGCATCCGTCGACCAAGGCGGAAAAAGAGCCGGTCTCCGTGGCCGGGCAGACGCTGGTCGTGGCCAATGGCGATCGGCCGCAGGTGCATGCCGACGGCATTGCCCTGGATCCAACGGGAACGTGGCTCTATTGGCATGCGCTGACCGGGCGCTCTCTGTACCGCGCCAAAACGGCGGATCTGCGGGATGCGTCGCTGACGCCCGACGCACTCGGCGCGCGGGTCGAGCTCGTTGCAAAGACGCACCCGCCGGATGGCATGGAGATGGATGCGAGCGGGCAGCTCTTTTTGACGGACCTCGAAGACAGCGCCGTCGTGCGCCTCGACCCGAATGCCCCGGCAGCGGCGCCGCGCATCGTCGCGCGCGGGCCACAGCTCGATTGGCCGGACTCACTCGCGTTTTCGCCCGATGGGAATTACCTGTACATCACGGCATCGCAAATCGAGCACGCTCCGCGCTTCAACCAAGGAGTCGATCGACGCACGGAGCCTTATCGGCTTTGGCGGGTCTCGTTGAAATAG
- a CDS encoding MFS transporter: protein MSGPRARIEDRNIWIINGAILLLGIAYGASLAVLAIHLNAHGIPKLAMGGLSAAFAVGIAGMSIPSGWLIARFGSKKTLTVALLGYAACVLAFPFLTTVTSLTLVRLFDGGFSVAVWVATETALLARSGTANKAYVMSLYTIAVAVGYVVGPLVARVVVAGLGTGAAFIVAAVLACVAAVVVALLLDGDDRKGASAHEHQAVGSGQPARAVFWRIKTACLATFSYGYFQSSVVLFLPLYLVESKGIEEKQTIFITAFFAFGALLAVASMGRLGDRYGHLLMMRALAAVGGTLVASFLLLTSFPLMCLTVFVAGATLASISPLALALQGVVTPAADLGRANAFYNAAYAMGMLIGPPLSSVLFTRIGGGAMLIHLAAMWAFFVAVTLVFAADDPRARPLGAAEGVPDNG, encoded by the coding sequence GTGTCGGGACCCCGCGCTCGCATCGAAGACCGGAACATCTGGATCATCAACGGCGCGATTCTGCTTCTGGGGATCGCGTACGGCGCATCGCTGGCGGTGCTGGCCATTCACCTGAATGCGCACGGCATCCCCAAGCTGGCCATGGGCGGGCTTTCGGCGGCGTTTGCCGTGGGCATCGCGGGCATGTCGATTCCCTCGGGATGGCTCATCGCGCGCTTCGGTTCGAAGAAGACGCTGACCGTGGCGCTGCTTGGATACGCCGCGTGCGTGCTGGCGTTTCCCTTCCTCACGACGGTGACGAGTCTCACGTTGGTGCGCCTGTTCGACGGCGGGTTCTCCGTCGCCGTGTGGGTGGCCACCGAGACGGCGCTCCTCGCACGCTCCGGGACAGCGAACAAGGCGTACGTGATGAGCCTCTACACGATTGCCGTGGCGGTGGGCTACGTCGTGGGACCTCTCGTGGCGCGCGTGGTCGTCGCGGGATTGGGCACGGGCGCGGCATTCATCGTGGCCGCGGTGCTGGCGTGCGTGGCGGCCGTGGTCGTCGCGCTGCTGCTCGACGGTGACGATCGAAAAGGGGCGAGCGCGCACGAGCACCAGGCAGTGGGCTCGGGCCAGCCCGCGCGCGCCGTGTTCTGGCGCATCAAGACCGCGTGCCTGGCGACGTTTTCCTACGGGTATTTCCAGTCTTCCGTGGTGCTTTTTCTGCCGCTGTACTTGGTCGAGAGCAAGGGCATCGAAGAGAAGCAGACGATCTTCATCACGGCGTTCTTCGCCTTTGGCGCATTGCTCGCGGTGGCCTCGATGGGGCGGCTCGGAGACCGCTACGGGCATTTGCTGATGATGCGCGCATTGGCGGCCGTGGGGGGAACCTTGGTGGCGAGCTTTCTCTTGCTCACGTCATTCCCATTGATGTGCCTCACCGTGTTCGTGGCGGGTGCGACGCTCGCATCGATTTCACCGCTGGCGTTGGCGCTGCAGGGGGTGGTGACGCCCGCCGCGGATCTCGGGCGCGCCAATGCGTTCTACAACGCGGCGTATGCCATGGGGATGCTGATTGGGCCGCCGCTTTCGAGTGTGCTTTTTACGAGGATTGGCGGCGGCGCCATGTTGATCCATCTCGCGGCCATGTGGGCGTTCTTCGTGGCGGTGACGCTCGTCTTTGCCGCAGACGATCCGCGAGCACGCCCCCTTGGTGCGGCCGAGGGCGTGCCCGACAACGGCTAG
- a CDS encoding esterase-like activity of phytase family protein, translated as MRAVGLLLAVSACGNSCQKQDTVQAVACGVSAAPDANGNMPTELYAIVDLPRIARTRELSGTALDESTHTLYALEDKRPWIVSLVASPTWRTWTLGPRLTLSYPLALTHGTHTGYFEDAWDGEGLVRTSDGSFFVIANERAPAVAKFDAHGVFIEKVEMPEHYSRQAPNKGLESLSLSPDERYLFTANEGSLLSDGPPATKTRGTLVRILRRELASSKDEEFAYRTEPLGGGKGGDMGVSELAAISGDDLLVLERGFQHGYGNTVRVFRVNLAGAKNVIDVPSLDDSVVTLEKTLVLDVGNLQCSGATHRGPERNPVLENFEAMTIGPVLPDGRRLLFLTSDDNGRSDQVPRIVIVAVKLHQ; from the coding sequence GTGCGCGCGGTAGGTCTTCTCTTGGCGGTTTCCGCCTGCGGAAACTCGTGCCAGAAGCAAGATACCGTGCAGGCCGTGGCGTGTGGCGTCTCCGCGGCGCCGGACGCAAACGGGAACATGCCCACCGAGCTCTACGCGATCGTGGACCTTCCGCGCATCGCGCGCACCCGCGAGCTCTCGGGCACCGCGCTCGACGAGTCGACGCACACGCTCTACGCGCTCGAAGACAAGCGGCCCTGGATCGTCTCGCTCGTGGCCAGTCCCACGTGGCGCACGTGGACCTTGGGGCCGCGGCTCACGCTTTCCTATCCACTGGCGCTCACGCACGGAACGCACACCGGCTATTTCGAGGATGCCTGGGACGGCGAGGGCTTGGTGCGCACGTCCGATGGCAGCTTTTTCGTGATCGCCAACGAGCGGGCGCCGGCGGTGGCGAAGTTCGATGCGCACGGCGTCTTCATCGAAAAGGTGGAGATGCCGGAGCACTACTCCCGTCAGGCACCGAACAAGGGGCTCGAGAGCCTCTCTCTTTCGCCGGACGAGCGCTACCTCTTCACCGCGAATGAAGGCTCGCTTCTCTCCGACGGCCCGCCCGCCACCAAGACGCGCGGCACCTTGGTCCGCATTTTACGGCGCGAGCTTGCCTCGTCGAAGGACGAAGAATTCGCCTACCGCACCGAGCCGCTCGGCGGTGGAAAGGGCGGCGACATGGGCGTTTCCGAGTTGGCCGCGATCTCGGGGGACGACCTTCTCGTGCTCGAGCGTGGTTTCCAGCACGGATATGGCAATACCGTTCGCGTCTTCCGCGTGAACCTCGCCGGCGCGAAAAACGTGATCGACGTCCCTTCGCTCGACGACTCCGTGGTCACCTTGGAAAAGACGCTGGTCCTCGATGTCGGAAATCTCCAGTGCTCGGGCGCCACGCATCGCGGCCCCGAGCGCAACCCCGTGCTGGAGAACTTCGAGGCGATGACCATCGGCCCCGTGCTTCCGGACGGCCGCCGCCTCTTGTTCCTCACGTCCGACGACAACGGCCGATCGGACCAAGTCCCGCGCATCGTCATCGTCGCGGTGAAGTTGCATCAATAA
- a CDS encoding DUF4412 domain-containing protein, which yields MAEPRRCTPSVPSFLLGALVSVALASIGCKKNSGPFEGEIGLRVQRQTGAPTDMIVSAAGERVRLDLTSIDGKKSYTLVRPDGKAILVMDSEHAWTEMDLLKAGAAVAEADPGGNPTVTKTGKKQTVADYDCEIWEIKHANGSRTESCIAEGLAAFDFGALLPGGAPLKTSGPAGNEVHEKKMFPLRSVEFDPSGKETSRMIVTRIDKMKIDPARFEVPANYSQIKRP from the coding sequence ATGGCCGAACCGCGCAGGTGTACCCCGAGCGTCCCGTCGTTCTTACTTGGTGCGCTCGTGTCCGTGGCCCTGGCATCGATAGGCTGCAAGAAGAACAGCGGCCCCTTCGAGGGCGAAATCGGCCTGCGCGTCCAACGGCAAACCGGCGCCCCCACCGACATGATCGTCTCGGCGGCAGGCGAGCGGGTCCGCCTCGACCTCACCTCGATCGATGGCAAAAAGTCGTACACCCTCGTGCGACCCGACGGCAAAGCCATCCTGGTCATGGATTCCGAGCATGCCTGGACCGAAATGGATCTCCTCAAGGCCGGCGCGGCCGTGGCCGAGGCCGATCCCGGTGGCAACCCCACCGTGACCAAGACCGGCAAGAAACAAACCGTGGCCGACTACGACTGCGAGATTTGGGAGATCAAGCACGCGAACGGCTCGCGCACCGAGTCGTGCATTGCCGAAGGCCTCGCTGCGTTCGACTTCGGTGCGCTCCTCCCGGGCGGTGCGCCCTTGAAAACGAGCGGGCCAGCAGGCAACGAAGTCCACGAGAAAAAGATGTTCCCGCTTCGTTCGGTCGAGTTCGATCCATCCGGTAAAGAGACCTCGCGCATGATCGTGACCCGGATCGACAAGATGAAGATCGATCCGGCGCGGTTCGAGGTTCCGGCGAATTACTCACAGATCAAACGCCCTTGA